From the genome of Oryza glaberrima chromosome 1, OglaRS2, whole genome shotgun sequence:
ACCGATCAGTATCCACTTACCCAGAACCAAGGTGAAGCGTGGGTGCTGAACCCGAGGCGAGCTTCGGATCGAGGGTGAGGGAAACACCTGCGACCTTAGCAGCACAGAGGATGGCAAGTGGTGGACCATCCTGGGGGAATGCTAGTTTCAGCTCCATTCAGCTCCTTGCAAGTCCTCTCAAAGAGAGGGAACCTACAAATTAAAATGTTGTAAGCTGTACAATTTACATCAGCTAAATAAACCAGTATGCACTTACTCATCGAGTCCTTATACGAGCAATTTTAGCAAAGATATAAAATTCCAGCCTTCTAactcaaaaatcaaaataaataaacagcCTTTCAAAATTACGTCATTTTCAACAAACTGAACATCTGATAAGAATGCAGTCAGCTGGGGGTTATGACAGCAACCTCAAAAGATTGGGGTTATGATAGCAACCTCAAAAGATTACCACATGAGCAGTAGAATTTACATGTTCCctaaaaccaaaaataaaattccagGATACTACCCAAACAAGTCGATTACTCAAAACTTGATTTGAAGCATCAGACGGTGAGCAAAACGAACTGGCCAACAAATGTCACTGCCCCCAAAAGCCTCGATGGAATTGGAAGGAAGCTACTACTAACTAGCAGCACGTAATCCCCGAGGGCCGCAGCACCTCATCGCATCGCATCGGGTCCGGGTCCCCTAtaccccgcgccgccggccaaaATCGCGCGAAGGCCGAAACCTCGCTTAACTAGGGGGGGCGCCCCGCAGCTTGTAAGTCGGTTGTTCCCACGGTAAAGAAGGGTCAAGGGCTCAAGGCTGAGATCAACAAAGCGACTCACCGTGGatgccggcgcggcgggcgagggcgacggggcgggcgcgccgccggcgagggggaggcAGGCAGGCGGGTCTCTCGGCCTctcgggggagggggagggaagagCAGAGCGCGGCTTCTAGCGaaggaagagaagggaaggCCCAACCAAGGGAGGGGTTTATATAAACTTGGCCGCTGCCGTGCGAATCGCAAAAGATAGTCTAATTCTGCGAGCCAGTGGTAGATCAAATGGTTTCCAACATTTTCCGTTCCAAGGGAACCTGGCATCTCCTGTTTTCCCCGCTTTTTTTCCGTCAtcaatttcctttttctccgaTTATATTCTTTCCGAACCATATATGTATACTGAAAACCTAAAAATACTATAAAAACTActattagattaaaaaaatgaacttatccTGAGCAAAATTTTATTACTTAGTAAAAGTTTCTCTCACTGAAATGAACAATATTAgatgtccttttttttattatcaaatgttaGTTTTTCAGGTTTTCACTATATTTATGATTTACACTgcatatttgcattttttttataaaaaaaacattagtaaAGCAGACGCGCATACACCAACATACACTCACACCTATTTCAGACGAGCACATTTCCCTAATTACGTAAAGACACGCActttctcaaaagaaaataaacataaaGTACAGAAACGCACAAACACAACTGAAATAGAATTAAATTAATGAATCTAGTAAAATTCCTACCGAAAACATATCCACTAGTGCGGCACAAAATTTCTAAACCCTGATAGATGAAGTCAGTGTTGCGCGATTTTTTAGACCAGATACAAAATATTGGCACCCAACAGGCCAAAATCAGCTCTTACAGTCACTGGCGCTCACAATTCAAGCAATACCATTGCAAACAACCAGAGCAACCATTTGAATCGCCATTCAGAAAACTAAACAAAAAATAGAAGTTTCGCACCAAGCCACCGTACAAGTTATCAGGCACCAGATTGGAAAAAGCccatatcaaaaaaaaaaaaaagtatcagcGTGTGCTGCATATTTGCATTGCCAATCCAGCTCGATGTTCTACAACCAGGCCAGCTAATGAATGGCAGCTACTCCATGGCACTACAAAGCATGTCGTGTGTCTGACCTATCACCAACTTACAGGGAGATTGTATCTAGCGTAATACTATATCAAATTTGATCTTTTGAGCTCCGATACGACACCACCGTCTTCTTGGCTTTTCTCATTGTACAGCACCTGTGTGTGGAAGAACACCGTCAAATTAGGCTCGGCatttcaggttttttttttttgcgatcaTTCTAGAAATTTTACCTTGTCAATGATCCCATAATCCACAGCTTCACTTGGACTGAAATATTTGGGCCGTTTGATGTCCTGAGCAATCTCTTCTACTGATTTACCGATATGCCTTGACAGCAGCTTAATCTGACATAAAAGTGAATTCATACAGTACATTATAGGTTGAATTGTAAACAGCCTACTGAAATAGACTGCCTGCCCCTTCAGTTCATGGGTAGCTAGTGCAAAATATGAATGTAGCATGGCTGAAAATAACGCAAGGGAAACCTACTTCGTATCAAATCTAATGCAATGCAACTAAATTTTCACCAACATcagttccaagttccaacaagAAGTTTGTATCCCTATAAGATCTTGGCTTCAGATAAATTGTGTGTAGCCATTCTTAAGGTGGGTTGCtgcaaataactaaaataagtATATTGTCTTTTATCATTTCCAAGGCACGCAAATGCtgccccaaaatataacaaagaGCTTCACTTTCAATTCACTGTATCCACCTAATTTTCAGGACATCGGGATCCTGGCAGTGATTATATGAAGACGGAAACTATTGTTCAGTTGCCATTCACTCCCTAAGACAGGAGGCCAAATTTTCTATTGCTCACTTCTGGTAAGATTATAAATGTGCCTAGGTAGTATTGTTAATATGGATAACAGATAATCTATACTTCCTCTTAAAAGACTGCATTGGTGGTGGTGACAGTGAAACTGCCACCTCACTtcttcccgctgcagttctcaTAAATTACCGTCCTGATACTTTTTTAGAATTACAGAACCAAAATAAATAGGTTGCAAGTACTTGGCATATATATGATCAAGGTCAGCATTCCCTTATCctaccaaaatataagggatttggcCCGTGAGTTACATGagcaaaatcccttatatttttgggacagaggtagtaacaAACAAGCGGATAACATATTTCATgcaaaaacatattttatttattttaggaatTATTATgacatattttcttttatgcCTAGGTGTAGCACAGCACATGCATTTAGCTATTCAATGTATAATTTTGTTTACCTGATAATTCAGGTAAGTTAAGAACTCTAACGTTCTTGTCGTGCGGCAATGTTCGATTGAAAAGCACCAGTTATGAACTAGCGAAATTGCTATGACTGATAAGACATGAACATGTTAAATATTGATTTAGTTTGAAATTAAGCTGAAATTATCAGTTCTTTCTTCCAGAATGGATAGGAAAAAATAGGATAGGCTATCCTTGGAAAAAATACCATTTCTATCTTCACATTTCGGATTTCTTTTCTTGCTATGTCAACATCTGTCGCCTGTCCTTGAAAGCGACCAATTGGCTGCACATTAAAGGTCAGAAGAATAAGATCATTATCCTCGTATTTCTTGGAAGCAAAGACTACTGATACTGTACAGAATTGCATGTTCACAAAATAAGTATATCCAAGTGTGCACCACAATCGAAGAGCAAGAATGTGACACATTCTGCTACAGTTGTCTTATTAGTGGTGTGTGATAGACATAGACTTGTCCAAGGTAGAAACTAAACTGCTCTCTATTAATTGATGGAAAAGAAAATGACCTGCTTTATCATTATCGTCGACGATGGAAGCGCAGCACGGTTACCTTTAGCACCAGCAGCCAAGAGTAAAGCAGCTTCTCCCCATGCATTGCCAACACACAAGGTGAAAATTGGAACTTTGACATACCTGTATTTAGTGAAAACATGAGACAGAATTCCAGAAATTTTACTACAATCGCTAGGTTGCATGAGCATATTTCGTAAAACAACAAGTACAGACATTGAAGAATGAATTTTTGGATGACAATAACAGCATGTATTGGCAACGGCTATAACCACTACAATCTTCCAAAGACTAGTAACCCAAGTACAACTAGTAGAAGTTAAAAGGTGAATGGTAAGAACTAATGGAGAGTTGGAGACCATAAGCTAAACAGATTTTATTCTATTCTGCAACTAAATTATGtgtagcatgaaaaaaaattcctggTAAATGAAACCTTGAGTCTACTGCTTGTATAAATTTACAGTATTTGAAGCTGGTAGTAGGATATAATCACTATATGTCAACACAAATTGGGAATAAGGTATTATAGTAGTTGGTCAAGTATTGTAGTATTTGATCACCAGTATTTCAAATGGTAAATACAAAAGATGGCGGTCAGATGGAAATAGCTAACTGGTGGGCTGGTGGCTGTGGCTCATGTTGGGGAGAGATTACTGCGGTCTTGCGCTGAGCAGCAGGGAGCTGATTCCTCTATTCTGGGTcacatagggtgtgtttggttgctacaCTGGTGGAGATTGGCCTGGCCTGCAGTGAGCCTGAGCAATACACAGCTGTATTTGGTTGTTTCCCTAAAGAGTTGTCTGACTCAGGCCACCAAAAATATAGCCTCTGGTACAGTGCACACTGTTACACTAGACATAGATCCACCCTTCTGATAACACGGATAGAACTAGAATTTTATGAGGGAGAATCATATGAGACATATTTATGTGTCTTTGAGTTCCATGTGAGGTATATCCTGTGTGTCTTTATATCTTGGATTGTGCTTTCCACCATATAGTGCAGTCCACTGAATTTCTCCATCTGGCTAAGGTTATAGACCAATTTGATTCGAACTTGCTATACAGTAAACGCGCTGCTCATAAGGAACTACTAGTATGAAAGTTGACATTAGAGAACAGCATCAAGAAACAAGAGGAAAATCATTTGGAGAGGAAGCAGGAAGATCAATAGCTTTGAGAGAAAGTGGTGCATGTGTAGGAAATCACCTCATAGCATCATATATTGCAAAAGCTTCTGTCTCATAGCCCAATTTCTCGCCATTCTAAGTAAGAAGGGAGAGAAATATATCAGAAAATTTTATGCCGAAAACAGAACAACAATAATTCTGATTGAAGAAAACATTGTAGACTGTTAAGATGATGTGCTACTGGAAAAGGTGATAGGCATAAACCGGAATTGCATTTTCTAGCCCAATAAAAACTTTTGAGTTCCTGCCTCACTTGCTAATCACTTCAAAGATGTATAAACTGCACATTATCTGAATCATTTGGCAAAGTAAAAGAATCTGAACAGATCATTGAAAATTGTGGGGGCAGAGACCTTCATGATCCACAAGCTACCCTAGATTGAGACGCGCGTGCCCGTTCACTAATCAACCAAGCCTAGTGGAAATCGTATAACCAAAATTGAATCAAATGCAGCAAACCTTGGTTGTGCCGGTGGAGTTGATGTAGAGGTAGATGGGCTTCTCGGCGTCGTCGTACTGGAGGTagaggaactcggcgagcatGAGCTCCGTCACCGACGGCACGAGGCACATCCCGAGGTAGACGATCCTGTTCTTGTACAGGAACGAGGCCaggtccggcggcggctgctgccacGCGGCCCCCCTCAGGAACGGCACCACCTGCAACGCAACAAGCATCCCAACCAAATGAGACGCCATTTCAGTCCACGCAGCCAGGTAGTGTGTAGCAGGTGAAAGGCAAAGCCCGTACCATCGCGACGACGtccctggcgccgccgccgccgcagtctcCTGGCGCCGCGGGGTCCGGGCGGGGCGGCGCCAAGAACCGCTGCTtggtggccgccaccgccgcggtggTGGGGGCGGAAGCGGAGAGAGCGCGGGGGCgggcgaggcggaggtggggggAGGGCGAGGCGGGGAGGGTAGCGAACATGGCGCGGGCGTCGGGGGAGAcgcggggaggggagaaggcggcggccgcctccatGGCTGAGGCAGTCCGGGGGgcagagcgagcgagcgagcgaagcTGGGTGAGTGGATGCGGCCTCCGAGAGCGGATAAGCGGAGGCGGAACGAAGAGGCCTACGCCGTTGACGGCTAGGACGTGGGTTCATCTGGACCGTCCCTGTGCCAGTGTTGGTCAATCGTCACATGTCAGttctgtaagaaaaaaaaattaatccgaTCCATATGCCACTAATTTTTTTCCgatcttaaaataaatttgaacacATCCGTTATAATTTCACGGTTATGAGATATATGTTATTGCTTAGCCattttgtttgctttttttatataaaattgcctttattttcttccttctttccctTCTATTTCTCAATTTTTCATGTTCATATTCTCCAGCAATGTATGTGGAAGGATAGCTCGGCACGATGGGCTAACACTTTGGAGCGGCGCAGCTAAGGGAAGTGCCAATGGAGGTTGGGGGCTAGCGAGGTGGAGCGCCGGTAGAGGTGGGGCTCTATTTGGGTTGACTTTAGTACGACGAAATGGATGGGCTCTAGGGAGCTTGGGGCTTACCGAGCATTGCCTCGGTGAGGCGTAGCAGCAATTCCGTTGATGAGCTCTATTGGGGCACTTGTCACCTAATGCTATGTTGTGTGCACCCTCATTTTCTATAAAAGGACGTCGCCATACACACTACACCCTCTCTTTAGCTAATTTATCCCCATAAGCTTTCAGACCTACTACTGATACTGCATTCTTCCTTGGAAGAATACAATAGACAAACCATCTTAATTGGGAGTTAATCCACACGAAAGGTGATGTATACTCTGGTTATTGTATTTGATCAACTCCTTTTGCTCTACGCATGATCtattttcttattatatttttttttgctttgtacACAATGTAATATTAAGGATAAGCAGTCAGAAATGGGAGAAGAACACATCGTTGAGAGAAACGATATGTTCGCTCAGACGGCAACAATAAACGCCACAAGACCAAGACATGCAAGACGGAGTGAAAATGAATATTTTTCATTAGTTGTCCATCGTACATGCTTTGCTACATCTAATCAATCCTAAAGGGAAGGAAGTGATGAAGGCAACCTGCTTTCTTTCTACTCCGTTTCCATCACCATCGGATGGGGTCAGAGCAAGGATAGATTCCCATCCGCGAACAACTCAACATCATGCAACAACCGCCATAGCAGCCAATGGCAATAACAATGATGGCGTCTTTTGACATTGTTATGGAGTTATTTTAATGCCTAGATGGTCCTAAGTCAGAATCGCTGAGCATACGCGTGGCGTCTCCCCCATTCGAAGCTTGCATAAATCAAACAGGGCTGGCTCTACATTTTTTAGGGCCCTAGGTCAACTCCGTGACATGGGCCCTTAGGCATAcgctctctctatatatacacatatgcacTTTGGATTTTTAAAGTATACTTTTAAAGCATTCATCCGCTAATCATGCTGAAAATAAATATTGATAATATCCTCTATATATGTTGCTAAAAATACAAAAAGAGCAGTAAAATAGAATTACTATGGTTACCTTGAATTCTTGACTAAGGA
Proteins encoded in this window:
- the LOC127762800 gene encoding ATP-dependent Clp protease proteolytic subunit-related protein 4, chloroplastic, whose product is MEAAAAFSPPRVSPDARAMFATLPASPSPHLRLARPRALSASAPTTAAVAATKQRFLAPPRPDPAAPGDCGGGGARDVVAMVVPFLRGAAWQQPPPDLASFLYKNRIVYLGMCLVPSVTELMLAEFLYLQYDDAEKPIYLYINSTGTTKNGEKLGYETEAFAIYDAMRYVKVPIFTLCVGNAWGEAALLLAAGAKGNRAALPSSTIMIKQPIGRFQGQATDVDIARKEIRNVKIEMIKLLSRHIGKSVEEIAQDIKRPKYFSPSEAVDYGIIDKVLYNEKSQEDGGVVSELKRSNLI